Genomic window (Bacteroidales bacterium):
CAAAAAATGGCATGATGATTGTTGTTTTATGAATTCCCGGAAATATATTCATTTGTGTATAAGTGAATTGTCTTTTATTGATTAGCTAAAACCAGTAAAAGCTTTTAAAAACCGGGAGAAAATATTATTTTGCCATAAAATAAAAGGGGATATTATGGAATTTGCAAGTTTGCCGCCAATTATAGAACATGTACCTGCTGTTGTATTTCGTTTGTCGCATAAAAAAGACAACTGGAGTACTTGGTTTGTTACCCAGAATATATCTATGTATGGCTACACTGCTGATGAATTTATGAGTAAAACTAAAAATTGGTTTGATATTGTTCATCCGGATGATCGTGTGTATGTCAGTAAAACTGTCAGCGATTACGAGGCCCACAATATTAATTTTTTTAAATTATATTACCGTTTGGTCAAAAAGAACGGTGATACTATTCCTATCACCGAGTACAATACTGTGAATCGTGATGAAGATGGGAACATTCTTTGTTATGATACGGTTATTCTCAGTAACTCCGACAATGAAAGCAATCAACAACTCATCGATAATCACTACCGCCAGCAAATAGTACTAAATGATATTTTGATGAGTTTGCATGATTCAGACCTGGATCATGCATTGCAGATCATTCTTGACCGAACTGGCGCCTATCTGGATACCAGTAGGGCATTGTTGTTTAAAGACAGTCCGGATCATAAGACCTGCAAGGTGGTATATGAGTGGTGCAACAAAGATATTTCTTCTGTCATGGCCCTTGACTACAGTATCACATATAGTACAGGTATGCCGGAGATATATATTGCACTACAAACGACCGGAAGCCTGTTGGTTAACTTTGGTGAAATTCCTGAAAACTGTAAAGAAGAGTTTGACGCAGAGGGGCTTATAGCTTCAGCTATATTTGCGATTTATCTTAATGGCGATCATTATGGCTTTGTTTGTTTTGATGATTGTGTGATTGAGCGTAAGTGGGATGAGGATACTGTCCGTTTCCTGAAAAATATATCAAACTTGATATCTACCGTATTGGTACGTCAGAATGCCGCAGAAAAGCAGAAAGCTTATGAGGCTGTATTGAACAATATGGAATCGTACATATTTGTCAATGAGCAAAAGTTACAACGGATTATTTTTGCCAACAGGGCTTTTAGGAATGCATTTGATATGGATTGTATCGGAAAAGATCCGGCACTATATTTTAGTATTGATTTTAAGCAGAAACAGGAAGAAAAAGGGAAAACAACTTATCCTGAGTTTTATTCGGAAAAAACCGGGAAATGGCTTTCGGTATCTTCTGAACAAATGACCTGGATTGACGGTAATAAAGTTCAATTGATTACTGCAGTAGATATTACCGAAAGGAAAATGATGGAACTGGAGCTGATAAAAGCCAAAGAAAGAGCAGAAGAGTCGGATTTGCTGAAATCATCTTTTGTGGCCAATATGTCCCAT
Coding sequences:
- a CDS encoding PAS domain-containing protein; the protein is MEFASLPPIIEHVPAVVFRLSHKKDNWSTWFVTQNISMYGYTADEFMSKTKNWFDIVHPDDRVYVSKTVSDYEAHNINFFKLYYRLVKKNGDTIPITEYNTVNRDEDGNILCYDTVILSNSDNESNQQLIDNHYRQQIVLNDILMSLHDSDLDHALQIILDRTGAYLDTSRALLFKDSPDHKTCKVVYEWCNKDISSVMALDYSITYSTGMPEIYIALQTTGSLLVNFGEIPENCKEEFDAEGLIASAIFAIYLNGDHYGFVCFDDCVIERKWDEDTVRFLKNISNLISTVLVRQNAAEKQKAYEAVLNNMESYIFVNEQKLQRIIFANRAFRNAFDMDCIGKDPALYFSIDFKQKQEEKGKTTYPEFYSEKTGKWLSVSSEQMTWIDGNKVQLITAVDITERKMMELELIKAKERAEESDLLKSSFVANMSHEIRTPMNGIIGFSQLISKEIMSEKGNKYLNIINDNCNMLLKLIDDIIDISKIDSQQMKIALQPCDLNNFLDELYIFYDQILSKKNKVEFVMGEMPGHCANILTDPIRLRQILGNLIDNAIKFTDVGFIKVDCVISGDGLIHFTITDTGIGIPENKQKIIFDRFRQVEDDYIRNPSGTGLGLAISKSLVSLLGGTIDVVSTSGEGSAFHFSIKYLPVE